One Magnetovibrio sp. PR-2 genomic region harbors:
- a CDS encoding SUMF1/EgtB/PvdO family nonheme iron enzyme, with amino-acid sequence MRLVVFLIVMLGTFPAWAEKRVALVIGNNAYETLPPLQNAKKDAQDMAAKLKGLGFDVILQTNASKRDIGRALADFEGRLAGADAGLVFYAGHGIQADGINYLVPSDSRIEEEADLRFEGINSQEFLLTMKNAGAPVNVVILDACRDNPLPKRSRSGVRGLAVQAVPTGVKGVAMLYSAGPGETAADGALGGNGVFTGELLKSMDAPGKTIEQVFKDTARRVNVATHGKQTPWINASLTGDFYFQQGNHRPSQATLPVAPQNSAEVVFWQSISNSQNASDYEAYLQQFPQGTFAPLAKSRVQQYRVAEIVPPKPPKPTSQARKSGGGSNAGEVFRDCAECPEMVIIPPGSFRMGDLSGDGRDDEKPVHTVKIGYSFAVSRYEVTLAEWGVCVRDGVCDGDGTSENRGPSYDEGWGRGDRPVINANWNDVQKYVKWLNGKTGHEYRLMSESEWEYVARAGAATRWSCGDSTSCLNDVAWYRGNSASFLSYKTHPVGGKTANAFGVHDMHGNASEWVEDCYRNSYRGAPTDGSAMTEGKSCHRVARGGGYMYVPNEIRSAIRIRRHPDTREGILGFRLARVL; translated from the coding sequence TTGCGTCTGGTTGTTTTTTTAATCGTTATGTTGGGGACTTTTCCGGCTTGGGCGGAAAAGCGTGTAGCGTTGGTCATTGGCAACAATGCTTATGAAACCTTGCCGCCCTTACAAAATGCGAAAAAAGATGCGCAAGACATGGCGGCCAAGCTGAAGGGCTTGGGTTTTGATGTCATTTTGCAAACAAATGCCTCGAAACGCGATATCGGTCGGGCCTTGGCAGATTTTGAAGGACGTCTGGCCGGGGCGGATGCGGGCTTGGTGTTTTACGCCGGGCATGGCATTCAGGCCGACGGTATCAATTATCTGGTGCCTTCTGATTCTCGTATCGAAGAAGAAGCCGATCTGCGGTTTGAGGGGATCAATTCCCAAGAGTTTCTGCTCACCATGAAAAATGCGGGTGCGCCGGTGAATGTTGTGATCTTGGATGCTTGCCGTGATAACCCTTTGCCTAAGCGTTCCCGATCAGGTGTGCGGGGGTTGGCGGTGCAGGCTGTGCCGACAGGGGTGAAAGGCGTGGCGATGCTGTATTCCGCCGGGCCGGGTGAAACGGCAGCAGACGGTGCCCTTGGCGGCAATGGCGTGTTCACTGGGGAATTGCTCAAATCCATGGATGCCCCCGGCAAAACCATCGAGCAGGTTTTTAAAGACACAGCGCGCCGCGTCAATGTCGCAACACACGGCAAACAAACGCCCTGGATCAATGCCTCGTTAACCGGTGATTTTTATTTCCAACAAGGCAATCATAGGCCAAGTCAGGCAACATTACCTGTAGCCCCGCAAAATTCAGCGGAAGTTGTGTTTTGGCAATCCATCTCCAACAGTCAAAACGCGTCAGACTATGAAGCGTATTTGCAGCAATTCCCCCAAGGAACATTCGCACCGTTGGCGAAAAGCCGTGTGCAGCAGTATCGTGTTGCGGAAATTGTTCCACCGAAGCCTCCCAAACCCACCTCGCAGGCACGCAAAAGCGGTGGTGGTTCGAATGCCGGCGAAGTTTTCCGCGATTGCGCGGAATGCCCTGAAATGGTGATTATTCCACCGGGGAGCTTCCGGATGGGAGATTTGAGCGGCGATGGTCGTGATGATGAGAAGCCGGTGCATACGGTGAAGATAGGTTACAGCTTTGCGGTTAGTCGGTATGAAGTAACTTTAGCCGAGTGGGGCGTTTGCGTCCGAGACGGGGTGTGTGATGGTGATGGGACTTCGGAAAACAGAGGCCCCTCATATGACGAGGGGTGGGGCCGCGGGGATCGCCCAGTGATAAATGCGAACTGGAACGACGTGCAGAAGTATGTGAAGTGGCTAAATGGCAAGACGGGTCATGAGTATCGCTTAATGAGTGAATCTGAATGGGAATATGTAGCTCGCGCGGGCGCGGCAACGAGGTGGAGTTGTGGAGATAGTACAAGCTGTTTGAATGATGTAGCTTGGTACAGAGGTAACTCAGCATCATTTTTATCGTACAAAACCCATCCAGTTGGCGGGAAAACGGCGAATGCTTTTGGCGTTCATGATATGCACGGAAATGCTTCAGAATGGGTCGAGGATTGCTACAGAAATTCGTATAGGGGTGCACCAACAGACGGGAGTGCAATGACGGAAGGAAAATCATGCCATCGTGTCGCTCGTGGTGGTGGTTATATGTATGTTCCCAATGAGATCCGTTCAGCTATTCGTATCAGGAGACATCCTGATACTCGGGAGGGAATTTTGGGATTCCGCCTTGCAAGAGTGCTATAG